The Salvia splendens isolate huo1 chromosome 21, SspV2, whole genome shotgun sequence genome includes a window with the following:
- the LOC121783647 gene encoding uncharacterized protein LOC121783647, which translates to MVSICSSVPKIRAFNRQRNTNLMLSSNCVHSLPQRPQIPQLPVSSPRFRASKLTGKSLFAPALSFLVSETHSRFSTKKLKISCFRHEESSPDLPNSESAGELLHEPEKSEINTPTVEKRSWGTRLKEAVDALFQVIGKPWTVPWTAETILQVTLLWILSFWFVGSWLIPFGAHIVGFSKESLTFRGQALFSLLTDVTEGLAGILILHRCLSRFRPLPSDWFKFSLKGNWMFDVLLGCFMFPLVNRLSQFNLDLLPVLPSTPITLSSVEQSIMARDPIAMSLYALVLVVCAPLWEEIVFRGFLLPSLTKYMPVWSSILLSSVAFALAHFNVQRMLPLIFLGVVMGVTYSRSRNLLPSMLLHSLWNGFVFLDLMK; encoded by the exons ATGGTTTCGATTTGCTCCTCCGTCCCTAAAATCAGGGCTTTTAATCGCCAGCGCAACACTAATCTGATGCTGAGTTCAAATTGCGTTCACTCTCTACCTCAGCGCCCGCAAATCCCTCAGCTGCCAGTTTCCAGTCCCAGGTTCAGGGCATCGAAACTCACCGGTAAATCTCTGTTTGCTCCTGCGCTGAGCTTTCTGGTTTCGGAAACCCATTCCCGCTTCTCAACTAAG AAATTGAAGATTTCGTGCTTTCGGCATGAAGAATCATCTCCCGATTTGCCAAATTCAGAGTCTGCTGGTGAACTTCTGCATGAGCCAGAGAAGTCAGAGATTAATACGCCAACTGTCGAAAAAAGAAGTTGGGGCACGCGTCTAAAAGAG GCTGTAGATGCACTGTTTCAAGTGATTGGAAAACCTTGGACTGTACCATGGACTGCAGAGACCATCCTACAG GTAACACTGCTCTGGATATTGTCATTCTGGTTTGTGGGGTCATGGTTGATTCCATTTGGAGCTCATATTGTTGGCTTCAGCAAGGAATCATTGACGTTTAGAGGACAGGCATTATTCAGCCTTCTAACCGACGTGACCGAAGGTCTAGCTGGAATTCTAATTCTTCACCGCTGCCTGTCACGTTTCCGTCCCCTCCCATCCGATTGGTTCAAGTTCAGCCTAAAAGGGAACTGGATGTTCGATGTTTTGCTCGGATGCTTCATGTTCCCATTGGTGAACCGCCTCTCACAATTCAACCTCGATTTGCTGCCCGTACTTCCCTCCACTCCCATCACCCTGTCCAGTGTAGAGCAGTCGATAATGGCCCGTGACCCGATCGCAATGTCTCTCTATGCACTGGTGCTCGTGGTGTGCGCCCCTCTGTGGGAGGAGATTGTGTTCCGGGGCTTCCTCCTGCCGTCTCTCACGAAATACATGCCGGTATGGTCCTCGATCTTACTGAGCTCCGTCGCGTTTGCATTGGCACATTTCAATGTACAAAGAATGCTACCGCTTATTTTTCTTGGGGTGGTGATGGGTGTGACGTATTCGAGGTCGAGGAATTTGCTACCGTCCATGCTCCTGCACAGTTTGTGGAATGGCTTCGTGTTCTTGGATCTCATGAAGTGA
- the LOC121783529 gene encoding reticulon-like protein B2 — translation MGDHEHHKEEEKKEESLMEKIADKIHDRDSSSSSSDSDDEKKKKTKSLKDKVYRLFGREKPLHRVLGGGKPADVFLWRDKKVSAGVLGGATAAYVLFDVLEYHLLTLVCHVLMLGLIGLFLWSSANTFIKKSAPHIPQVIIPEEPVMRCASALRIEINRGFAVLRDIASGKDLKKFLSVIAGLWVLSLVGGCCDFLTLLYTISVALFTVPIFYEKYEDKVDFYGEKALVELKKQYAVFDAKVLSKIPRALKDKKD, via the exons ATGGGGGATCATGAACATCACaaggaagaggagaagaaggaggagTCGCTGATGGAGAAAATCGCCGATAAAATTCACGATCGCGATTCGTCTTCCTCGTCGTCTGATTCCGATgacgagaagaagaagaagacgaagtCCTTGAAGGACAAAGTCTACCGCCTCTTCGGCCGGGAGAAGCCTCTTCACAGAGTCCTCGGCGGCGGCAAAC CTGCTGATGTTTTCCTATGGAGGGACAAGAAGGTTTCGGCTGGAGTGCTCGGTGGGGCTACAGCTGCTTATGTCTTGTTTGACGTACTTGAGTATCATTTGCTTACGTTGGTCTGTCATGTTTTGATGCTTGGTCTAATTGGTCTCTTCTTGTGGTCGAGCGCTAACACCTTCATAAAGAA ATCTGCACCACACATTCCACAAGTGATTATCCCAGAAGAGCCTGTAATGAGGTGTGCCTCTGCACTGAGGATTGAAATTAATCGAGGCTTTGCAGTTCTAAGGGACATTGCTTCTGGCAAGGATTTAAAGAAGTTCCTATCG GTAATTGCTGGTTTGTGGGTTTTGTCCTTGGTGGGTGGTTGCTGCGACTTCTTGACACTTCTATACACAA TTAGTGTAGCATTGTTCACTGTGCCAATCTTCTACGAGAAATACGAGGACAAGGTGGACTTCTATGGTGAAAAGGCATTAGTTGAGCTCAAGAAACAGTATGCCGTATTTGATGCTAAAGTTTTGAGCAAGATTCCAAGGGCACTGAAAGACAAGAAGGACTGA
- the LOC121784469 gene encoding protein PECTIC ARABINOGALACTAN SYNTHESIS-RELATED-like produces MSTTVKKPCRIVFSPNFYNKLPSFPLSLSLSHTSRRSRRTVPQQNRRAKACRSNWSNIPNFKLAFSPKRATAELRHSSSIGNRATPSPSASAVASSPFSSDYNSATSAADDDNGRDRHLRDRSFRSYFQSLFPHFLFPNDDLHRSHPHRSKISIVILVAIVFAAVISVSSLVQRLNAPYLCKKDGITLQCPHVKEPPSLWENPHSATTSWKPCAERREGVISDLPSENSTSGYIFIHAEGGLNQQRIAICNAVAVAKILNATLILPVLKQDQIWKDQTKFEDIFDVDHFIDYLKDDVTIVRDIPEWFTDKAELFSSIRRTVKNIPKYAPAQFYIDNVLPRVKEKKIMALKPFVDRLGYDNVPQEINRLRCRVNYHALKFLPEIENMADLLVSRMRNRTGNSNPFMALHLRFEKGMVGLSFCDFVGTRIEKALMAIYRLKEWPRRFKDGSHLWALALQKRKEGRCPLEPGEVAVMLRAMGYPKETQIYVASGQVYGGQNRMAPLRNMFPNLVTKEELATKLELDEFRKHVTSLAALDFLVCLKSDVFVMTHGGNFAKLIIGNRRYLGHHLKSIKPDKGLMSKSLGDPYMGWATFVEDVITTHQTRSGLPEETFPNYDIWENPLTPCMCRT; encoded by the exons ATGTCCACCACAGTCAAAAAACCTTGTCGGATAGTCTTCAGTCCAAATTTTTATAATAAG CTCCCTTCctttcccctctctctctctctctcacacacaagCCGGAGATCACGTCGCACTGTACCGCAACAAAATCGAAGGGCGAAGGCTTGCCGCTCCAATTGGAGCAACATCCCGAATTTCAAGCTGGCGTTCAGCCCCAAGAGAGCGACGGCGGAGCTCCGCCACTCCAGCTCCATCGGCAACCGCGCCACCCCGTCCCCCTCCGCCTCCGCTGTCGCCTCTTCCCCGTTTTCCTCCGACTACAACTccgccacctccgccgccgacGATGATAATGGCCGCGATCGGCATCTCCGGGATCGCTCATTCCGCTCCTATTTCCAATCCCTTTTCCCTCACTTCCTTTTCCCTAACGACGATCTCCATAGGTCGCATCCCCATAGATCTAAGATCTCGATTGTCATCCTCGTCGCTATCGTGTTCGCGGCCGTGATTTCAGTTTCTTCTCTCGTTCAACGATTG AATGCCCCTTATCTGTGCAAAAAGGATGGTATTACTCTTCAGTGCCCTCAT GTTAAGGAGCCACCCTCACTGTGGGAAAATCCTCATTCAGCAACTACATCATGGAAACCTTGTGCAGAAAGACGTGAGGGTGTAATTTCAG ATCTTCCATCTGAGAATTCAACAAGTGGTTATATATTTATTCATGCCGAGGGTGGTCTTAACCAGCAAAGAATTGCT ATATGTAATGCTGTTGCTGTGGCAAAGATCCTGAATGCTACTCTTATTTTACCTGTGCTGAAGCAAGACCAGATATGGAAAGATCAAAC GAAATTCGAAGATATATTTGATGTTGACCATTTTATTGATTACTTGAAAGATGATGTTACAATAGTGAGAGATATCCCAGAATGGTTTACTGATAAGGCAGAGCTGTTTTCTAGTATAAg ACGTACTGTAAAGAACATTCCAAAGTATGCTCCTGCTCAGTTCTATATTGACAATGTTTTGCCTCGGGTCAAAGAAAAGAAGATAATGGCCTTGAAACCTTTTGTTGATCGACTGGG GTATGATAATGTTCCTCAAGAAATCAACAGGTTAAGATGCAGAGTGAATTATCATGCTTTGAAGTTTCTTCCTGAAATTGAAAATATGGCTGATTTACTTGTATCGAGAATGAGAAATCGGACGGGCAATTCTAATCCTTTCAT GGCTCTTCATTTAAGGTTTGAGAAAGGCATGGTGGGTCTTTCGTTCTGTGATTTTGTGGGGACTAGGATTGAGAAAGCTCTGATGGCTATATACAGACTTAAAGAATGGCCTCGGCGCTTCAAG GATGGTTCCCATCTTTGGGCCCTGGCTCTTCAGAAGCGAAAGGAAGGACGTTGCCCTCTTGAACCCGGTGAGGTAGCAGTAATGCTCCGTGCTATGGGCTATCCTAAAGAAACACAAATATACGTGGCTTCTGGGCAGGTTTATGGTGGACAGAACCGCATGGCACCACTGAGGAACATGTTCCCCAATCTT GTGACGAAGGAGGAATTAGCAACCAAGTTGGAGTTGGATGAATTTAGAAAGCATGTGACAAGTTTAGCGGCTCTAGACTTTTTGGTCTGTTTGAAGTCCGATGTCTTTGTCATGACACACGGTGGAAACTTTGCTAAACTGATTATAGGGAATCGGAGGTATCTAGGTCACCACCTAAAGTCCATAAAACCAGACAAGGGCCTCATGTCTAAATCTTTAGGAGACCCTTACATGGGGTGGGCCACATTTGTAGAAGATGTGATCACGACCCACCAGACTCGAAGTGGACTGCCCGAAGAAACTTTCCCCAATTACGACATCTGGGAGAACCCCTTGACACCGTGCATGTGTAGAACCTGA
- the LOC121784470 gene encoding glycosyl hydrolase 5 family protein-like: MGKTIAAFVFLQIISICSSWPLSTNSRWIVDDASGQRVKLACVNWPSHLEPMIAEGVEKKPVSEIARKITASGFNCVRFTWATHMFTRPEYRNLKVSESLDKYNLSAARDGIVRNNPHILNMTVVELHKAVVDELGRNKLMVVLDNHIGRPGWCCSDNDGNGFFNDPDFNPWEWERGLVTVAKAYLGNPAVVGMSLRNELRGSRQNELNWYQYMRVGANLVHNQNPDVLVIVSGLSYAGNLAFLKSQPLDHIPSNKSVYEGHWYSFGIPADKWAAQTNQICASVTKATTDNLLFLTQGDNPFPLFLSEFGINQRGDNEADNRYIGCLLAAVAELDLDWALWALQGSYLLREGTVNLEEFDGVLDFNWDRIRNPSFLDKLQAIQHINQDFKSEHPTYYKMFHPLSGHCVQIVENWIVVANCKNASKWEQHQDDGPIKLVGSPQCLGVAVDEEAPRVSEDCSSKWKYVSSTGLHLAAHGGNGGYLCLEMNAPDSKLITKKCLCVGDNLVDLPTCAHNPQAQWFKFIPSNI, translated from the exons ATGGGAAAAACCATTGCAGCATTTGTGTTCCTTCAAATAATCTCCATTTGCAGTTCATGGCCGCTATCGACGAACTCGCGGTGGATAGTGGACGACGCGAGTGGGCAGCGCGTGAAGCTGGCGTGCGTGAACTGGCCTTCGCACTTAGAGCCGATGATCGCAGAGGGCGTAGAGAAGAAGCCGGTGAGCGAGATAGCGCGGAAGATAACCGCAAGCGGCTTCAATTGCGTGAGGTTCACGTGGGCGACGCACATGTTCACGAGGCCGGAATACAGAAACCTTAAAGTCTCGGAATCATTGGATAAGTACAATCTGTCGGCGGCGAGAGACGGCATTGTTAGAAATAACCCTCATATTCTGAACATGACGGTGGTCGAGCTTCACAAGGCGGTGGTGGATGAGCTCGGGAGGAATAAGCTGATGGTGGTGCTCGATAACCACATCGGCCGCCCGGGGTGGTGCTGCAGCGACAACGACGGGAATGGCTTCTTTAACGACCCTGATTTTAACCCGTGGGAGTGGGAGCGAGGCTTGGTTACCGTCGCTAAGGCGTATCTGGGTAACCCTGCG GTGGTGGGTATGAGCTTGAGGAATGAGCTACGAGGTAGTCGACAAAATGAGTTAAACTGGTACCAATACATGCGGGTAGGAGCCAATCTAGTCCACAATCAAAACCCAGATGTCCTAGTCATCGTCTCCGGTTTAAGCTACGCTGGCAACCTCGCTTTCCTCAAGTCCCAACCGCTAGATCATATACCCTCCAACAAATCAGTTTACGAAGGACATTGGTATTCCTTTGGCATTCCTGCTGATAAATGGGCTGCTCAAACTAACCAGATATGTGCTTCTGTCACGAAAGCCACCACAGACAATCTTCTTTTCTTGACTCAAGGGGACAACCCTTTCCCCctttttttaagtgaatttggGATTAATCAAAGAGGTGACAATGAGGCCGACAACAGATACATAGGTTGTCTCTTGGCAGCTGTTGCTGAGCTCGATCTCGACTGGGCTTTGTGGGCTTTACAAGGCAGCTATCTTCTTAGAGAAGGAACTGTTAATCTTGAAGAATTTGATGGTGTTCTTGACTTTAATTGGGACCGTATCAGAAACCCTTCATTTCTTGATAAATTGCAGGCTATTCAACACATTAATCAAG ATTTCAAGTCCGAGCATCCAACATACTATAAAATGTTCCACCCTTTGAGTGGGCATTGTGTGCAAATAGTGGAGAATTGGATAGTTGTGGCAAACTGCAAAAATGCAAGCAAATGGGAGCAACATCAAGATGATGGGCCTATCAAGCTAGTTGGGAGCCCACAGTGCTTGGGGGTGGCCGTAGACGAGGAGGCGCCTCGTGTATCGGAGGATTGTTCGAGCAAGTGGAAGTATGTGTCAAGTACTGGTCTGCATTTAGCTGCACATGGTGGAAATGGAGGATATTTGTGCTTAGAAATGAATGCTCCTGATTCTAAACTTATTACAAAGAAATGCTTATGTGTAGGAGATAATCTTGTTGATTTGCCTACTTGTGCTCACAATCCACAAGCTCAATGGTTTAAGTTTATTCCATCAAATATTTGA
- the LOC121783411 gene encoding 50S ribosomal protein L25-like produces MLIRRAAPLSAAAIHHLRRFSTAALLKEVEAPPIFTYLDGFPRPDPKHDETILAIPRDASGKSISAKERKAGRVPSIVFEAEDGQHGGNKRIISVQSNQVKKLVNHLGQSFFLSRLFDLEVRPEFGSGEVVEKVRVLPRKLHLHPSSDAVLNVTFIRAPSSAWIKVDVPLVFRGDDVSPGLKKGSSLNIIKRTVKYLCPADIVPPFIDVDLSELDVGQKIVAGNLNVHPALKLLRSKDEAVVKIMGARVSDQRKSK; encoded by the exons ATGCTGATTCGCCGAGCAGCACCTCTGAGCGCTGCCGCAATCCATCATCTCCGGCGCTTCTCCACCGCCGCGCTCCTTAAGGAAGTGGAGGCTCCTCCTATATTCACCTACCTGGATGGATTCCCCCGGCCCGACCCCAAGCACGACGAGACGATCCTTGCAATCCCTCGCGATGCCTCCGGCAAGAGCATCTCCGCCAAGGAGAGGAAGGCCGGCCGCGTTCCGAGCATCGTCTTCGAGGCGGAGGACGGCCAGCACGGCGGCAACAAGCGCATCATTTCAGTTCAGAGTAATCAGGTTAAGAAGCTCGTGAATCATTTAGGGCAGTCCTTTTTCCTCTCCAGGCTCTTTGATCTGGAGGTCCGGCCGGAGTTCGGGTCCGGTGAGGTTGTCGAGAAAGTGCGCGTTCTGCCTCGGAAG CTCCATCTTCATCCGAGCTCAGATGCTGTGCTTAATGTTACGTTTATAAGAGCTCCGTCTAGTGCTTGGATAAAGGTTGATGTTCCTCTAGTATTTAGAGGAGATGATGTTTCCCCCGGGCTGAAGAAGG GGTCATCTCTAAATATTATCAAGAGAACTGTTAAGTATCTCTGCCCTGCTGATATAGTCCCTCCCTTCATAGACGTTGATTTAAGTGAGCTCGATGTAGGCCAGAAGATCGTTGCTGGTAACCTTAACGTTCATCCTGCTCTCAAGTTGCTAAGATCGAAGGATGAAGCTGTTGTCAAGATAATGGGTGCCAGGGTCTCTGACCAAAGAAAATCCAAGTAA
- the LOC121783749 gene encoding glycosyl hydrolase 5 family protein-like, which produces MRGILALLFLQMVALCASTELSTTSRWIVHHTSGKRVRLACVNWPSHVEPMIAEGLEKKPLRHIVKKIAENGFNCVRLTWATYMFTRPEYGSLRVSESLGKYNLSAARDGIVRNNPQILNMTVVELHKAVVDELGRRKVMVVLDNHVSRPTWCCGDKDGNGFFGDADFEVEEWLRGLAAVAEAYRDTHAVVGISMRNELRGNRQNEAEWYKYMQEGGNTIHTHNPDVLIIVSGLNYAGNLGFLKSQPLAVNFTNKLVFEAHWYSFGTSAEQWVAQTNQLCGTITKWALDNYLFLTQGNNSFPLFISEFGINQRGDSEADNRYIGCMLAAVAEFDVDWALWTLQGSYILREGHVDLEEFYGLLDFNWDRLRNPAFLDRLQVLRQINQDYKSKHPTHYIMLHPLSGLCVHIAKNGMVAMASCKRATRWDQHRDGWPIKLAGSSKCLGVAGDGEDPRVSRHCSSKWKYVSSSGLHLAAQDTRGEHLCLELEKNASDSKIVTKKCLCIGDDDLADLPTCADNPQAQWFKLIPTNI; this is translated from the exons atgagaGGCATTTTGGCGTTACTATTCCTACAAATGGTGGCGCTCTGCGCCTCCACGGAGCTGTCGACGACCTCACGATGGATAGTCCATCACACGAGCGGGAAGCGCGTGAGGCTGGCCTGCGTGAATTGGCCCTCGCACGTAGAGCCAATGATCGCAGAAGGCCTAGAGAAGAAGCCACTGCGCCACATCGTGAAAAAGATAGCCGAAAACGGGTTCAACTGCGTGAGGCTCACGTGGGCGACATACATGTTCACGAGGCCGGAATACGGAAGCCTTAGAGTCTCCGAATCATTGGGCAAGTACAATCTGTCCGCGGCGAGAGACGGCATTGTTAGAAATAACCCTCAGATTCTGAACATGACGGTGGTCGAGCTTCACAAGGCGGTGGTGGATGAGCTCGGGAGGAGGAAGGTGATGGTGGTGCTCGATAACCACGTCAGCCGGCCGACGTGGTGCTGCGGCGACAAAGACGGGAATGGATTCTtcggcgacgccgattttgaggTGGAGGAGTGGCTGCGAGGGCTGGCGGCGGTGGCCGAGGCGTATAGGGATACTCATGCG GTTGTGGGTATAAGCATGAGGAATGAGCTACGAGGCAACCGACAAAACGAGGCAGAATGGTATAAGTATATGCAAGAAGGAGGcaacacaattcacacacataATCCAGATGTCCTAATCATCGTCTCAGGATTGAACTACGCCGGCAACCTCGGATTCCTGAAATCCCAACCGCTGGCAGTTAATTTCACCAACAAATTAGTTTTTGAAGCACATTGGTATTCCTTTGGCACATCTGCTGAGCAATGGGTTGCCCAAACCAACCAGTTATGTGGCACTATCACCAAATGGGCACTAGACAATTATCTTTTCTTGACTCAAGGGAACAACTCTTTCCCTCTTTTTATAAGTGAATTTGGGATTAATCAAAGAGGTGACAGTGAGGCCGACAACCGATACATAGGTTGTATGCTGGCGGCTGTCGCTGAGTTTGATGTTGACTGGGCTTTGTGGACTTTACAAGGCAGCTACATTCTTAGGGAGGGACATGTTGATCTTGAAGAATTTTATGGACTTCTTGATTTCAACTGGGATCGTCTCCGAAATCCAGCATTTCTTGATAGACTGCAGGTTCTTAGGCAGATCAATCAAG ATTATAAGTCGAAGCATCCAACACACTATATAATGCTGCATCCATTGAGTGGGCTTTGTGTTCACATTGCTAAGAATGGCATGGTAGCTATGGCTAGTTGCAAAAGAGCAACCCGGTGGGATCAACACCGAGACGGTTGGCCTATTAAGTTGGCGGGCTCTTCGAAGTGCCTCGGGGTGGCTGGAGACGGGGAAGATCCACGTGTCTCGAGGCATTGTTCGAGCAAGTGGAAGTATGTGTCAAGTTCTGGTCTTCACTTAGCTGCCCAAGATACAAGAGGGGAACACTTATGCTTAGAGTTGGAGAAGAATGCCTCGGATTCTAAGATTGTGACTAAGAAATGTTTGTGTATAGGAGATGATGATCTAGCTGATTTACCTACTTGTGCTGACAATCCACAAGCACAATGGTTTAAGCTTATTCCAACAAATATTTGA
- the LOC121783790 gene encoding glycosyl hydrolase 5 family protein-like, whose product MNNILIHLFLLSLANLVFSLPLSTRSRWIVDDLSGARVKLACVNWAAHLEPMLAEGLDKKPVNHIAAHIKYMGYNCVRLTWATYMFTRYGKTTVGQSFHRLGLRDARIGIAQNNPGFLNLTVVEAQQAVVEELVGKGLMVVLDNHVSQPMWCCGDHDGNGFFGDEDFDPNEWLRGLEIVAKRYKDTPMVVGMSLRNELRGVHENSSVWYKYMEKGARRIHKANPNLVVIVSGLHYDVSLGFLKQRPLKQKPFKNKLVYEFHRYVFSKGQRNLWLTKPFHEACNSVRGEIEKEAGFLIKGENASPLFASEFGINQMEMGRVERLFLGCFLGYLAEKDMDWSVWALQGGYYIRSGVRGLDETYGMLDSGWTSIRNPDFHHQLQLVQHKIQDPNSRVPTYQILYHPLSGGCIQVDNREVHLGNCQNFSRWNYDRNTHSIQLIDTELCLSTTGDGIPATLSRNCNGGKSRWELLSNTKFQVANRDENGNYLCLELDVNNSSRVLTSKCFCLGQDEDMKCLQSPQSQWFKLIIANVS is encoded by the exons ATGAATAACATCCTAATACACTTGTTCCTTCTCTCCTTAGCAAACCTAGTCTTCTCACTCCCTCTCTCAACAAGGTCAAGATGGATTGTGGATGATCTGAGTGGGGCCCGGGTGAAGCTCGCTTGCGTCAATTGGGCGGCCCACCTCGAGCCCATGTTGGCTGAAGGGCTTGACAAGAAGCCAGTCAACCACATAGCGGCCCACATAAAATACATGGGGTACAACTGTGTGCGCCTCACGTGGGCCACCTATATGTTCACCCGGTATGGCAAGACCACAGTGGGCCAGTCCTTTCACAGGCTTGGGCTCCGCGATGCTAGGATTGGGATAGCCCAGAACAATCCAGGCTTTCTCAACCTCACCGTGGTCGAAGCGCAACAGGCAGTGGTGGAAGAGCTTGTAGGGAAGGGTCTAATGGTTGTACTAGACAACCATGTGAGCCAGCCCATGTGGTGCTGTGGTGATCATGATGGAAATGGCTTCTTTGGAGATGAGGATTTTGATCCCAATGAGTGGCTACGTGGCTTGGAAATTGTGGCCAAACGATACAAAGATACACCAATG GTAGTGGGCATGAGTCTACGTAATGAACTTCGCGGGGTGCATGAGAATTCGAGTGTATGGTACAAGTACATGGAGAAAGGAGCAAGACGGATTCACAAAGCAAACCCAAACCTCGTGGTGATCGTCTCCGGACTGCACTACGATGTTAGCTTAGGGTTCTTGAAGCAAAGGCCATTGAAGCAAAAGCCATTCAAGAACAAGTTGGTGTATGAATTTCATCGGTACGTTTTCTCAAAGGGGCAGAGGAATTTGTGGCTAACAAAGCCTTTTCATGAAGCTTGCAATAGTGTTAGAGGGGAGATTGAGAAAGAGGCTGGGTTTCTGATTAAGGGTGAGAATGCATCACCTTTATTTGCTAGTGAATTTGGGATAAACCAGATGGAAATGGGTCGGGTCGAGAGATTGTTTTTGGGCTGTTTCTTGGGCTATCTGGCGGAAAAAGATATGGATTGGAGTGTGTGGGCTTTGCAAGGAGGGTATTATATTAGGAGTGGGGTTCGTGGGCTTGATGAGACTTATGGGATGCTGGATTCGGGTTGGACCTCCATTAGGAATCCCGATTTTCATCACCAACTTCAGCTTGTTCAACACAAAATTCAAG ATCCTAATTCAAGGGTTCCTACATACCAAATTTTGTACCACCCATTAAGCGGAGGATGTATTCAAGTCGACAATAGGGAAGTTCACTTGGGAAATTGTCAGAATTTCAGTCGATGGAATTATGATCGGAATACTCATTCTATCCAATTGATTGACACCGAATTGTGTCTCTCGACTACCGGAGATGGGATTCCGGCAACACTATCTCGGAATTGCAATGGTGGAAAGAGTCGATGGGAATTGCTTTCAAACACCAAATTTCAAGTGGCAAATAGGGATGAGAATGGGAATTATTTGTGCTTGGAATTGGATGTTAATAATTCATCAAGAGTTTTGACTAGCAAATGTTTTTGTTTGGGGCAAGATGAAGATATGAAGTGCCTACAGTCTCCCCAAAGCCAGTGGTTTAAGCTTATAATAGCAAATGTTAGCTAA
- the LOC121785580 gene encoding uncharacterized protein LOC121785580 isoform X1: MHPTTPPTSSEDPSEGKIVENFLVEEGVDENTKTSILSIIKGMGFKEEIGGLTGSTRCPEFGVVQDADRLDAIGAIAFSRKRHKFMEELLESMRLGYFLSLVNLCIFVIIGSPI; this comes from the exons ATGCATCCCACGACGCCGCCCACGTCTTCAGA GGATCCATCGGAAGGAAAAATTGTTGAGAACTTTCTCGTGGAGGAAGGTGTAGATGAAAATACGAAGACGAGTATATTGAGCATAATAAAGGGAATGG GCTTCAAGGAGGAAATTGGTGGGCTTACAGGTAGCACTCGTTGTCCAGAATTTGGAGTGGTACAAGATGCTGATCGCCTTGATGCAATTGGCGCAATAG CGTTTTCCAGAAAAAGGCACAAGTTCATGGAGGAGTTGTTGGAGAGCATGAGGTTGGGTTACTTCCTTTCTCTCGTAAACCTATGTATTTTCGTCATAATTGGCTCTCCGATATGA
- the LOC121785580 gene encoding uncharacterized protein LOC121785580 isoform X3, protein MTFGKNLQVFLQRDPSEGKIVENFLVEEGVDENTKTSILSIIKGMGFKEEIGGLTGSTRCPEFGVVQDADRLDAIGAIGTIQFLNCDC, encoded by the exons ATGACCTTTGGTAAAAATCTGCAAGTATTTCTCCAAAG GGATCCATCGGAAGGAAAAATTGTTGAGAACTTTCTCGTGGAGGAAGGTGTAGATGAAAATACGAAGACGAGTATATTGAGCATAATAAAGGGAATGG GCTTCAAGGAGGAAATTGGTGGGCTTACAGGTAGCACTCGTTGTCCAGAATTTGGAGTGGTACAAGATGCTGATCGCCTTGATGCAATTGGCGCAATAG GTACGATTCAGTTTTTGAACTGTGATTGCTGA
- the LOC121785580 gene encoding uncharacterized protein YpgQ-like isoform X2 codes for MTFGKNLQVFLQRDPSEGKIVENFLVEEGVDENTKTSILSIIKGMGFKEEIGGLTGSTRCPEFGVVQDADRLDAIGAIGIARCFTFGGSRNRDPQIKTSRQQ; via the exons ATGACCTTTGGTAAAAATCTGCAAGTATTTCTCCAAAG GGATCCATCGGAAGGAAAAATTGTTGAGAACTTTCTCGTGGAGGAAGGTGTAGATGAAAATACGAAGACGAGTATATTGAGCATAATAAAGGGAATGG GCTTCAAGGAGGAAATTGGTGGGCTTACAGGTAGCACTCGTTGTCCAGAATTTGGAGTGGTACAAGATGCTGATCGCCTTGATGCAATTGGCGCAATAG GAATTGCTCGATGCTTTACGTTTGGGGGAAGCAGGAATAGGGATCCCCAGATAAAGACGAGCAGACAACAGTGA